The following proteins are co-located in the Pseudoalteromonas rubra genome:
- the lysS gene encoding lysine--tRNA ligase: MTEQIQDENKLIAERRAKLDAIRDNCSANGHPNTFRREDYTADLQAKFGDKSKEELVELDHQVSVAGRILAKRGPFLVLQDMKGRIQAYASKDVQKELKAKYGQLDIGDIIGVSGPLHKSGKGDLYVDMVQYELLTKSLRPLPEKFHGLTDQEAKYRQRYVDLITNMETRETFRIRSKVIEGIRRFLAERDFMEVETPMLQVIPGGATARPFVTHHNALDIDMYLRIAPELYLKRLVVGGFDRVFEINRNFRNEGLSTRHNPEFTMIEFYQAYADYKDLMNLTEDMLRTVAQDVLGTTIVTNTVKNAEGEVLETIEYDFGKAFERLSMADAIIKYGPDAEASAHIFKDPENHFDELVAYAKKVHVKIPEKCVWGAGKFLCEIFEETAEHKLIQPTFITEYPWEVSPLARRNDENPFITDRFEFFVGGRELANGFSELNDAEDQAARFARQVEEKDAGDDEAMHFDDDYIRALEYGLPPTAGEGIGIDRLVMLFTDSPTIKDVILFPHMRPQAD; the protein is encoded by the coding sequence ATGACAGAGCAAATCCAAGACGAGAATAAACTCATTGCTGAGCGTCGTGCTAAATTGGATGCAATTCGTGATAATTGCAGTGCCAATGGCCATCCGAACACCTTCCGCCGCGAAGACTATACGGCTGATCTACAGGCTAAGTTTGGTGATAAGTCTAAAGAAGAGCTGGTTGAGTTAGATCATCAGGTCTCTGTGGCTGGCCGTATCCTTGCTAAACGTGGGCCATTTTTGGTTCTGCAAGACATGAAAGGCCGTATCCAGGCTTACGCATCTAAAGATGTACAAAAAGAGTTGAAAGCCAAATATGGTCAGCTCGACATTGGTGACATCATTGGTGTGTCTGGTCCGCTGCACAAATCAGGTAAAGGTGACTTGTATGTTGATATGGTCCAGTATGAACTACTGACTAAATCGCTGCGTCCGCTACCAGAGAAATTCCATGGTTTAACGGATCAGGAAGCCAAGTATCGTCAACGTTACGTTGATCTGATCACTAACATGGAAACGCGTGAGACCTTCCGTATTCGCTCTAAAGTGATTGAAGGCATTCGTCGCTTCCTGGCTGAGCGTGACTTTATGGAAGTTGAAACGCCAATGCTACAAGTGATCCCTGGCGGTGCAACGGCACGTCCGTTTGTGACACATCACAATGCGCTGGACATCGACATGTATCTGCGTATCGCACCTGAGCTTTACCTGAAGCGCCTGGTGGTTGGTGGCTTTGACCGCGTTTTCGAGATCAACCGTAACTTCCGTAACGAAGGTCTGTCGACTCGTCACAACCCGGAATTCACCATGATTGAATTCTATCAGGCATACGCAGATTACAAAGATCTGATGAACCTGACAGAAGACATGCTGCGTACCGTTGCACAGGATGTACTGGGCACGACCATTGTGACTAATACCGTCAAGAACGCAGAAGGCGAAGTCCTTGAGACCATCGAGTACGACTTTGGTAAAGCGTTTGAGCGCCTTTCTATGGCTGATGCGATCATCAAATATGGTCCGGACGCTGAAGCCTCTGCACACATCTTTAAAGATCCAGAAAACCACTTTGACGAGTTGGTGGCATACGCGAAGAAAGTACACGTTAAGATCCCTGAAAAATGTGTATGGGGTGCCGGTAAGTTCTTATGTGAAATCTTTGAAGAAACCGCTGAGCACAAACTGATCCAGCCAACTTTCATCACGGAATACCCGTGGGAAGTATCACCGTTGGCACGTCGTAATGACGAAAACCCGTTTATCACTGATCGTTTTGAATTCTTCGTAGGTGGACGTGAACTGGCAAACGGCTTCTCAGAGCTCAATGATGCAGAAGATCAGGCTGCGCGTTTTGCGCGTCAGGTTGAAGAGAAAGACGCTGGTGACGATGAAGCAATGCACTTTGATGATGACTACATCCGCGCGTTGGAGTATGGCTTACCGCCAACGGCTGGTGAGGGGATTGGTATCGACCGTCTGGTGATGCTATTTACCGACTCTCCGACTATCAAAGACGTTATCCTGTTCCCACATATGCGACCTCAGGCTGACTAG
- a CDS encoding exo-beta-N-acetylmuramidase NamZ family protein: protein MRQTIHAFLMLMITINVFFCSYQTRAIEVAAERGDQYLPMLKGKRVGLVVNQSARVHDQHLLDYLTDNQVNVVRIFAPEHGFRGNKGAGVYITDGKDIKTGVPIVSLYGTNKKPKPAQLADIDILVFDIQDVGVRFYTYLSTLFLTMEAAQQEGVSYLVLDRPNPNIAYVDGPVLDERFRSFVGMLPVPVLHGMTLGELALMTVGEGWLDSSVTLDLTVY, encoded by the coding sequence GTGCGCCAGACTATCCATGCTTTTCTGATGCTAATGATCACCATCAATGTGTTTTTTTGCTCATATCAAACACGGGCAATTGAGGTTGCTGCCGAGCGCGGTGACCAGTACCTGCCAATGCTGAAAGGCAAACGGGTAGGTCTGGTGGTGAATCAAAGTGCCCGAGTACATGATCAACACTTGCTGGATTATCTCACAGACAATCAGGTGAATGTGGTCCGGATCTTTGCACCAGAGCATGGATTTCGGGGGAACAAAGGAGCAGGTGTTTACATCACAGATGGTAAAGACATAAAAACGGGCGTGCCAATCGTCTCCTTGTACGGTACGAACAAGAAACCAAAGCCAGCACAGCTTGCAGATATTGATATTTTAGTATTTGATATTCAGGATGTAGGTGTACGCTTTTACACCTACCTCAGCACATTGTTTCTAACGATGGAGGCCGCACAGCAAGAAGGTGTTAGCTATTTGGTGCTGGATCGGCCTAATCCGAATATTGCGTATGTTGATGGCCCAGTACTGGATGAACGCTTTCGCTCTTTTGTTGGTATGCTGCCTGTCCCTGTCTTGCATGGTATGACGCTGGGTGAGCTGGCCTTGATGACTGTCGGTGAGGGGTGGCTAGACAGCAGTGTAACGCTTGATCTGACAGTTTATTAA
- a CDS encoding exo-beta-N-acetylmuramidase NamZ domain-containing protein: protein MRQTIHAFLMLMITINVFFCSYQTRAIEVAAERGDQYLPMLKGKRVGLVVNQSARVHDQHLLDYLTDNQVNVVRIFAPEHGFRGNKGAGVYITDGKDIKTGVPIVSLYGTNKKPKPAQLADIDILVFDIQDVGVRFYTYLSTLFLTMEAAQQEGVSYTLRSEQSTDESRFFCV from the coding sequence GTGCGCCAGACTATCCATGCTTTTCTGATGCTAATGATCACCATCAATGTGTTTTTTTGCTCATATCAAACACGGGCAATTGAGGTTGCTGCCGAGCGCGGTGACCAGTACCTGCCAATGCTGAAAGGCAAACGGGTAGGTCTGGTGGTGAATCAAAGTGCCCGAGTACATGATCAACACTTGCTGGATTATCTCACAGACAATCAGGTGAATGTGGTCCGGATCTTTGCACCAGAGCATGGATTTCGGGGGAACAAAGGAGCAGGTGTTTACATCACAGATGGTAAAGACATAAAAACGGGCGTGCCAATCGTCTCCTTGTACGGTACGAACAAGAAACCAAAGCCAGCACAGCTTGCAGATATTGATATTTTAGTATTTGATATTCAGGATGTAGGTGTACGCTTTTACACCTACCTCAGCACATTGTTTCTAACGATGGAGGCCGCACAGCAAGAAGGTGTTAGCTATACTTTGAGAAGTGAGCAATCAACCGACGAAAGTCGGTTTTTTTGTGTCTGA
- a CDS encoding DUF1343 domain-containing protein has protein sequence MLMITINVFFCSYQTRAIEVAAERGDQYLPMLKGKRVGLVVNQSARVHDQHLLDYLTDNQVNVVRIFAPEHGFRGNKGAGVYITDGKDIKTGVPIVSLYGTNKKPKPAQLADIDILVFDIQDVGVRFYTYLSTLFLTMEAAQQEGVSYLVLDRPNPNIAYVDGPVLDERFRSFVGMLPVPVLHGMTLGELALMTVGEGWLDSSVTLDLTVIPVASYSAKDEYKLPIAPSPNLPNQRAIYLYPSLCLFEATRVSVGRGSDFPFQVFGHDQVRLGTLAFSPRSMPGAAMHPKLKGKIVYARDLRHSQQRGLSLGWLVQAHSAFEQHPEALINSPRFFDKLAGTDVIRLALTQGLKAHQIEAIWAQEVQAFKTRRLPYLLYERD, from the coding sequence ATGCTAATGATCACCATCAATGTGTTTTTTTGCTCATATCAAACACGGGCAATTGAGGTTGCTGCCGAGCGCGGTGACCAGTACCTGCCAATGCTGAAAGGCAAACGGGTAGGTCTGGTGGTGAATCAAAGTGCCCGAGTACATGATCAACACTTGCTGGATTATCTCACAGACAATCAGGTGAATGTGGTCCGGATCTTTGCACCAGAGCATGGATTTCGGGGGAACAAAGGAGCAGGTGTTTACATCACAGATGGTAAAGACATAAAAACGGGCGTGCCAATCGTCTCCTTGTACGGTACGAACAAGAAACCAAAGCCAGCACAGCTTGCAGATATTGATATTTTAGTATTTGATATTCAGGATGTAGGTGTACGCTTTTACACCTACCTCAGCACATTGTTTCTAACGATGGAGGCCGCACAGCAAGAAGGTGTTAGCTATTTGGTGCTGGATCGGCCTAATCCGAATATTGCGTATGTTGATGGCCCAGTACTGGATGAACGCTTTCGCTCTTTTGTTGGTATGCTGCCTGTCCCTGTCTTGCATGGTATGACGCTGGGTGAGCTGGCCTTGATGACTGTCGGTGAGGGGTGGCTAGACAGCAGTGTAACGCTTGATCTGACAGTTATCCCGGTTGCCAGTTATAGTGCAAAGGATGAATACAAGCTACCCATAGCACCGAGCCCCAACTTACCGAATCAGCGTGCTATTTATTTGTACCCTTCGTTATGTTTATTTGAGGCGACGCGCGTTTCTGTGGGTCGAGGCAGTGATTTTCCATTTCAGGTATTTGGTCATGATCAGGTCCGGCTTGGCACTTTGGCTTTTTCGCCACGTTCTATGCCCGGTGCAGCCATGCACCCTAAGTTAAAGGGCAAAATTGTCTATGCCAGAGACCTACGTCACTCTCAGCAACGGGGTCTGTCGTTAGGCTGGTTAGTGCAGGCACACAGTGCATTTGAGCAACACCCAGAGGCATTGATTAATTCACCGCGGTTCTTTGACAAACTGGCAGGCACTGATGTGATCCGCCTGGCATTGACACAGGGCCTGAAAGCACATCAGATAGAAGCCATCTGGGCACAGGAAGTACAGGCGTTTAAGACACGCCGCCTGCCTTACCTGCTGTATGAGCGGGATTAA
- a CDS encoding MurR/RpiR family transcriptional regulator → MSTFIKIKALRPTLSQSEAKLADFTLSSGTQIRTLSSIELAKAAGVSQSSVVKFAQKLGYRGFPAFKLAVVDALNEQTSDQASRSTQFEQNDSLADISEKLIANQHKTLSATQKLNNGSEFERTVQALKAARKVLICAKGASWSVAQDFAFKLQKVGISAVCHSDEYNAASYVASMGKEDLLVVISNSGQTKTLLKLAEQAKRNECRLFAITRYGDSQLSEMAEHVLFTVQEAEPVNHSAILTRASQCYLIDTLFVALAQSNLHWQRRVERANDNMRAIFND, encoded by the coding sequence ATGTCTACTTTTATTAAAATAAAGGCATTAAGGCCAACTCTCTCACAAAGTGAGGCAAAACTCGCCGACTTTACCCTTAGTTCGGGGACCCAAATCCGCACTTTATCGTCCATTGAACTGGCCAAGGCTGCCGGCGTCAGTCAGTCCAGTGTCGTAAAGTTTGCACAAAAATTGGGGTACCGGGGTTTTCCGGCATTTAAACTCGCGGTTGTGGATGCACTGAATGAGCAAACTTCTGATCAGGCATCCCGCTCCACCCAGTTTGAGCAAAATGATTCGCTGGCTGATATCAGCGAAAAACTCATTGCCAATCAACACAAAACGCTGAGTGCAACTCAGAAACTTAACAATGGCTCAGAATTTGAGCGCACGGTGCAGGCATTAAAAGCAGCACGCAAAGTGCTGATCTGCGCCAAAGGTGCATCCTGGTCTGTTGCGCAAGATTTTGCCTTTAAACTACAAAAAGTCGGTATTTCTGCGGTGTGCCACAGCGATGAATATAATGCTGCCAGCTATGTTGCGTCGATGGGCAAAGAAGATCTACTGGTTGTGATCAGCAATTCAGGTCAGACAAAAACTCTCCTGAAACTGGCCGAGCAGGCAAAACGCAATGAGTGTCGCTTGTTTGCTATCACGCGCTATGGCGACTCTCAGCTCAGTGAGATGGCAGAGCACGTCTTGTTTACTGTACAAGAGGCAGAGCCGGTTAATCACAGCGCGATACTCACCCGGGCATCCCAATGCTACCTCATTGATACGCTCTTTGTTGCACTGGCACAGTCAAACTTGCACTGGCAACGTCGGGTTGAACGGGCAAATGATAATATGCGCGCGATTTTTAACGACTGA
- a CDS encoding Na+/H+ antiporter NhaC family protein produces MSWYSILPPLIAIAVVFWRKEVIVALILALISSEFLLALNGGGNALFSTFINSIERIVSVATSPGNSRILLFSIVIGALLAYIRESGGVGATVNKLLNIGVAKSKRQVGLLTMFTGMAVFIESNMSVLTSGIVSRGLFDKFKMSRARLAYIIDSTSAPVCILILLNGWGAYVLGLLSNYELEQSAVSILWGSVAFNFYAIIALLIVFYTIVFDKVHGPMKVAEHALAKQDQEIDKGPAASKARFMLVPLATLIISMLGFMLWTGGGELAQGSGSKSVLYATVLATAVAYLLLLKARHFTHQQLVDVGFKGMGELLPLVSIVLLSLTLGASLKELGTGVFVASLVGDYLPVYFIVPVLFLTGAVMSFTTGTSWGTFAILIPIGVPLIQTLGLPPSLVVGAILSGGIFGDHCSPISDTSAVSALASGCDLLTHVKTQLPYAMVGGVLALISFFVASIVMI; encoded by the coding sequence ATGTCCTGGTATTCGATTTTACCGCCTTTGATAGCTATTGCCGTGGTGTTTTGGCGCAAAGAGGTCATTGTGGCGCTGATCCTGGCGTTGATCTCTTCGGAATTTCTGCTCGCGCTAAACGGTGGTGGTAACGCGCTATTTTCCACCTTTATTAATAGTATTGAGCGCATTGTGAGCGTTGCCACCTCTCCCGGAAACAGTCGAATTTTGCTGTTTAGTATCGTGATTGGTGCGCTACTGGCTTATATCAGAGAATCAGGTGGCGTCGGTGCGACAGTAAATAAACTGCTGAATATTGGCGTTGCGAAAAGCAAGCGCCAGGTTGGTCTGTTGACCATGTTCACGGGGATGGCCGTGTTTATTGAGTCGAACATGAGTGTGCTGACCTCAGGGATCGTATCCCGGGGCCTGTTTGATAAATTCAAAATGAGTCGCGCGCGTTTGGCTTATATTATCGACAGTACCAGTGCTCCTGTGTGTATTCTTATTCTGCTTAATGGCTGGGGCGCGTATGTGCTGGGTCTGTTGAGTAATTATGAGCTGGAGCAATCGGCGGTCAGTATTTTGTGGGGCAGTGTGGCATTTAATTTCTATGCCATCATTGCATTGTTGATTGTGTTTTACACCATAGTGTTTGACAAAGTGCATGGCCCAATGAAAGTGGCTGAACACGCGCTGGCGAAACAGGACCAGGAAATTGACAAAGGCCCGGCTGCCAGTAAAGCACGCTTTATGTTAGTACCACTGGCGACACTTATCATCAGTATGCTGGGTTTTATGTTGTGGACAGGTGGGGGTGAACTGGCTCAAGGCAGTGGCTCTAAATCGGTTTTGTATGCCACAGTGCTGGCAACAGCGGTAGCCTACTTACTGCTCCTTAAAGCTCGCCATTTTACGCATCAACAACTGGTTGACGTGGGCTTCAAAGGTATGGGAGAACTGCTGCCTCTGGTGAGTATCGTATTGCTGTCACTGACGCTGGGTGCAAGCTTAAAAGAGTTAGGCACTGGGGTGTTTGTTGCATCATTAGTGGGTGATTACTTACCGGTTTACTTCATTGTGCCTGTGTTGTTCCTAACCGGGGCTGTGATGTCGTTTACGACAGGCACATCCTGGGGCACCTTTGCTATTCTGATCCCGATAGGCGTACCATTGATCCAAACTCTGGGACTGCCACCATCGCTGGTTGTCGGCGCAATACTTAGCGGCGGGATTTTTGGCGATCATTGCTCACCGATTTCAGATACCAGCGCGGTGTCAGCATTGGCATCTGGTTGCGATCTGCTTACCCATGTGAAAACGCAACTTCCTTATGCGATGGTTGGTGGTGTACTGGCACTGATCAGCTTTTTCGTAGCCAGTATAGTGATGATTTAA
- a CDS encoding RNA polymerase sigma factor encodes MLLALKNWLSANEPEPADPLYEFKLSGDNKYLELAIDKYNHDLYHFLLTQSDSELAKDICQKTWLTVVEKRQAYHTSQAPKAFLFKLARNALIDELRKQNRLAYIEHPEQQLSVPAEHTVKSHQSLYDAILLLPLQQREAISLQLEGFSLQQIASITDAPQETIKTRLRYARTALKHVLGEDDE; translated from the coding sequence ATGCTACTTGCTTTAAAAAACTGGCTGTCGGCAAACGAACCCGAGCCTGCCGACCCTTTATATGAGTTTAAATTAAGCGGAGACAACAAGTATCTGGAACTGGCGATAGACAAGTACAATCACGATTTATATCACTTTTTGCTAACCCAAAGTGACAGCGAACTGGCCAAAGACATATGTCAGAAAACCTGGCTAACCGTCGTTGAAAAACGTCAGGCTTATCACACCAGCCAGGCACCGAAAGCCTTTTTATTCAAGCTGGCCCGAAACGCGCTGATTGACGAATTGCGTAAGCAAAATCGGCTTGCCTATATAGAACACCCGGAACAGCAACTATCTGTTCCGGCGGAGCACACTGTAAAGTCGCATCAATCCTTGTACGATGCGATTTTATTGCTGCCACTACAGCAAAGAGAAGCCATAAGCCTGCAACTGGAAGGTTTTTCCTTGCAACAAATCGCCAGTATCACTGACGCCCCGCAGGAAACCATTAAAACGCGCCTGCGTTATGCCCGCACAGCGCTTAAGCACGTATTAGGAGAAGATGATGAGTGA
- a CDS encoding energy transducer TonB — MNGQFLAEQSPRPYQTLYKVLLSFLGACGVTFAAFAFMQHLISQDLEFKQAPITYTPVFLPEVKQDTPVETIQKLPPPPKSVPKAPPKPTVDAETPAMALNGLGGAPVVETGPIQMGSSMKPTDMQATPIVRIEPRYPTVAARDGTQGWVELHFTISETGEVVDARVANAEPKRVFNREALKALKRWKYRPQVVNGQPQRQPGQKVVLEFKLNQD, encoded by the coding sequence ATGAACGGTCAATTTCTAGCAGAACAGTCGCCTCGCCCTTACCAGACTCTTTACAAGGTATTACTGTCGTTTTTGGGCGCCTGCGGCGTCACCTTTGCTGCCTTTGCTTTTATGCAGCACTTAATCAGTCAGGATCTTGAGTTTAAACAGGCCCCCATTACCTATACACCCGTTTTTCTTCCCGAAGTAAAGCAAGATACGCCTGTTGAGACAATCCAAAAACTGCCCCCTCCGCCTAAATCTGTGCCAAAAGCTCCGCCTAAACCAACAGTGGATGCAGAAACGCCAGCCATGGCGTTAAACGGACTCGGTGGTGCACCAGTCGTCGAGACAGGTCCTATACAAATGGGCTCATCGATGAAACCAACCGATATGCAGGCTACGCCCATCGTCAGAATTGAGCCTCGCTATCCGACTGTGGCTGCACGAGATGGCACGCAAGGGTGGGTTGAGCTGCACTTTACAATTTCTGAAACAGGCGAAGTGGTTGATGCCAGAGTCGCCAATGCAGAACCCAAACGCGTGTTCAACCGTGAGGCATTAAAAGCTTTAAAGCGCTGGAAATACCGCCCTCAGGTGGTGAACGGTCAGCCTCAGCGACAGCCCGGACAAAAAGTCGTGCTGGAGTTCAAGCTCAACCAAGATTAA
- a CDS encoding DUF3087 domain-containing protein: MQLLDIDKTRYRKHLNIVIAACIAALVAGSLGFARILIVAFPDPDGSHFHWNLTGVVLTCVIIAAVLKQVQYHPFMYEVNYVWQLKQALNKVTRKMAKVKVAAQQGDVDAMLAMQFSYSGSRQLWQLDDNTLTMEELGLWQAELDVLTKQYQVTLDLARYDSALLDKF; this comes from the coding sequence ATGCAACTACTGGATATAGATAAAACACGTTACAGGAAACACCTGAACATAGTGATCGCAGCCTGCATTGCGGCCCTGGTCGCTGGCAGCTTAGGATTTGCCCGGATTTTGATTGTGGCTTTCCCGGATCCGGATGGGAGTCACTTCCATTGGAATCTGACAGGGGTTGTGCTGACGTGCGTAATAATCGCTGCGGTGCTTAAACAGGTGCAGTACCACCCGTTTATGTATGAAGTGAACTATGTCTGGCAGCTCAAACAGGCGCTGAACAAGGTTACCCGAAAAATGGCCAAAGTTAAGGTGGCTGCACAGCAGGGTGATGTCGATGCCATGCTTGCTATGCAGTTTAGTTACAGTGGCTCGCGCCAGTTATGGCAGCTTGACGATAATACATTGACAATGGAAGAGCTGGGTCTCTGGCAGGCAGAGCTCGATGTGCTGACCAAACAGTATCAGGTAACACTGGATTTAGCGCGATACGATTCAGCCCTGTTAGATAAGTTCTGA
- a CDS encoding sensor domain-containing diguanylate cyclase: protein MFNKHSLITRLTLLLSLVTLLFSVIYAKLYYRHVFDEELARASDTVMQIGKTVSSTASIAAYLEDKDLATEVVNGLVSNDIILSAALVSKDTLLAKSILHSGPGSIQIKLVNPFFLSEHIGLIHIAPNTQIIEQNAQNIALGGVRTMLVVILPIIILLTTLVYWQVTRPLNHLGKQLAKILPGSAQRLQVDKHAHHNEIGRIELGINTLLDKAEVLFEQERSLRAEVVELEKRFRLMFEQSSSPTLLVKDEGDILLINDAAKDLLVGMGVDIDERFPENLGLYCKTPDILYTFTENSIKQKQVMQSEFEFINPLTQTTVWLSIIVLNTLSDGKWYFQVFLADITLRKTMLNQLNKRAQRDSLTGLYNRYGAELMLLDWIDNQCTFSLLLIDLDKFKPINDVYGHNAGDALLKHIASQLSNTMGTTDLVCRWGGDEFLVARLDITQQELTRLAQALLEAINQPMPFEHREGQTELVVGASIGIAHFPQHAENLKGLVECADVAMYSIKKTSRNNFTFYSN from the coding sequence TTGTTCAATAAACACAGTTTGATCACACGGCTAACCCTTTTACTGAGTCTGGTGACGCTGCTTTTCAGTGTGATCTACGCAAAGCTATATTATCGGCATGTGTTTGATGAAGAGCTGGCCCGTGCCAGCGACACAGTTATGCAAATAGGGAAAACCGTGTCGTCCACTGCGTCTATCGCCGCCTATCTTGAAGACAAAGATCTCGCCACAGAAGTCGTTAACGGGCTGGTGAGCAACGATATTATTTTATCAGCGGCACTCGTAAGTAAAGATACTTTGCTGGCCAAGAGCATCTTACACAGTGGTCCGGGCAGCATTCAAATCAAACTGGTTAACCCTTTTTTTCTCTCCGAGCACATCGGCTTAATACATATCGCGCCAAATACCCAAATTATTGAACAGAACGCACAAAATATCGCACTGGGCGGCGTGAGAACCATGCTGGTTGTGATCCTCCCCATCATAATCCTACTGACGACCCTGGTTTATTGGCAAGTTACCCGACCATTGAATCATCTCGGCAAACAATTGGCGAAAATTCTCCCGGGCAGTGCTCAGCGTCTGCAAGTAGACAAGCACGCCCATCATAATGAGATAGGCCGTATCGAGCTGGGGATCAATACCCTGCTGGACAAAGCTGAGGTGCTATTTGAACAAGAACGTAGCCTCAGAGCAGAAGTCGTGGAGCTGGAAAAACGCTTTAGGTTGATGTTTGAGCAGTCGTCTTCGCCCACTCTACTGGTTAAAGACGAAGGCGATATTTTATTGATCAACGACGCTGCAAAAGATCTACTGGTTGGTATGGGCGTAGACATAGATGAGCGATTTCCGGAAAATTTGGGGCTGTATTGTAAAACCCCGGATATTCTCTACACCTTCACTGAAAACAGCATCAAACAAAAACAGGTGATGCAGTCTGAATTTGAATTCATTAATCCCCTGACTCAAACCACGGTGTGGTTGAGCATTATCGTACTTAATACACTCAGCGACGGAAAATGGTACTTTCAGGTGTTCCTTGCCGACATTACTCTGCGTAAGACCATGCTCAACCAGCTCAACAAGCGCGCCCAAAGAGACAGCCTCACTGGACTGTATAATCGCTACGGTGCAGAGCTCATGTTACTCGACTGGATAGATAATCAATGTACATTTAGCTTACTGCTCATAGACTTGGACAAGTTTAAACCAATCAACGACGTGTATGGTCACAACGCCGGAGATGCACTCCTTAAGCACATAGCCAGTCAATTATCTAACACTATGGGCACCACAGATCTGGTTTGCCGTTGGGGAGGAGATGAGTTTTTGGTTGCCAGGCTGGATATAACTCAACAAGAGCTGACACGCCTTGCTCAGGCACTGCTCGAAGCAATCAATCAACCCATGCCATTTGAACATCGTGAAGGACAGACCGAGCTGGTTGTGGGTGCCAGTATCGGCATTGCACACTTCCCTCAGCATGCAGAGAACTTAAAAGGCCTGGTGGAGTGTGCAGACGTCGCGATGTACAGCATTAAAAAGACATCCAGAAATAATTTTACCTTCTATTCCAATTAA
- a CDS encoding GTP cyclohydrolase II, translated as MAQVRARVELNVGQRSHIPAEIVSFEGLQDGQEHVALVFNRADSEQSVPLIRMHSECLTGDVFHSSRCDCGEQLNESIEAMHQQGGVLLYLRQEGRGIGLYNKIDAYVLQSQGMNTYEANNHLGFDDDLRDFSDAVLMLQALGLDHVRLMTNNPRKLNALRDAGIEVEEVVGTHAHVKVGVAGNKNYLETKVKHGSHMLDIKKIKKPDEI; from the coding sequence GTGGCACAAGTAAGAGCAAGAGTTGAGCTGAATGTTGGGCAGCGTAGTCATATTCCCGCAGAAATCGTCTCATTTGAAGGGTTACAGGATGGCCAGGAACACGTTGCCCTGGTGTTTAATCGTGCCGATAGCGAGCAATCAGTACCGCTGATCAGAATGCATTCAGAATGTTTAACAGGTGACGTATTCCATTCGTCACGGTGTGATTGTGGTGAACAGCTTAATGAAAGCATCGAAGCGATGCATCAGCAAGGCGGTGTGCTGCTATATTTACGTCAGGAAGGCAGAGGGATTGGGCTATATAATAAGATCGACGCATATGTGCTCCAGTCACAAGGCATGAATACCTATGAAGCAAATAATCACCTTGGGTTCGATGATGACTTGCGTGACTTTTCAGATGCGGTACTGATGTTGCAGGCACTTGGTCTGGATCACGTTCGCCTGATGACCAATAACCCCCGTAAGCTTAACGCGCTCAGAGATGCCGGGATTGAGGTTGAGGAAGTGGTGGGTACGCACGCGCATGTTAAAGTCGGTGTGGCCGGAAATAAAAATTACCTAGAGACTAAAGTAAAACATGGCTCACACATGTTAGACATAAAAAAGATCAAAAAGCCGGATGAAATCTAG